One genomic segment of Sminthopsis crassicaudata isolate SCR6 chromosome 2, ASM4859323v1, whole genome shotgun sequence includes these proteins:
- the C8G gene encoding complement component C8 gamma chain isoform X2 — protein sequence MLLWRSALLLPLLLVPGTSAQRRKKPSPPLVLLDKIQPQANFDPHQFSGTWFLVAVSSKCSHLLESSHRSEATWIQAMVSGPALAVSTFRKLDGICWQIKQKYEPTELQGRYHLQGRRQRSRGVEIVVGETDYHQYAILYYQRDQQFSIKLYARSFPVSDDVLSKYEQQVTDATLSEDFIFYFPTYGFCDSSHDFQILDEMKS from the exons ATGCTGCTATGGAGGTCTgcccttctcctccctctgctCCTGGTCCCTGGCACCTCTGCTCAGAGACGGAAGAAGCCCTCACCACCTCTGGTTCTCCTCGACAAAATCCAACCTCAGGCCAACTTTGACCCTCATCAG TTTTCAGGAACATGGTTCCTGGTGGCAGTATCCTCCAAGTGCAGCCATCTTCTGGAGTCTAGCCACAGGTCAGAGGCTACATGGATTCAGGCTATGGTATCCGGCCCAGCCCTGGCTGTCAGCACATTCAGGAAACT GGATGGGATCTGTTggcaaatcaaacaaaaatatgaGCCCACTGAGCTTCAGGGCAGATACCATCTCCAAG GTAGAAGACAACGCAGCCGTGGTGTGGAAATAGTGGTGGGGGAGACAGATTACCACCAATATGCCATCTTATACTACCAGAGGGACCAGCAATTCTCCATAAAACTCTATG CTAGGTCCTTCCCTGTTAGTGATGATGTCTTGAGCAAGTATGAGCAACAAGTCACTGATGCCACATTAAGTGAAGACTTCATCTTTTATTTCCCCACTTATG GGTTTTGTGATTCCTCCCATGACTTCCAGATCCTGGATG AAATGAAAAGCTGA
- the C8G gene encoding complement component C8 gamma chain isoform X1 has product MLLWRSALLLPLLLVPGTSAQRRKKPSPPLVLLDKIQPQANFDPHQFSGTWFLVAVSSKCSHLLESSHRSEATWIQAMVSGPALAVSTFRKLDGICWQIKQKYEPTELQGRYHLQGRRQRSRGVEIVVGETDYHQYAILYYQRDQQFSIKLYARSFPVSDDVLSKYEQQVTDATLSEDFIFYFPTYGFCDSSHDFQILDGAEQYQYGLEEKYLMLDLRDLTLNSDTSCVTLDIYQQTSWSLNFLKMKS; this is encoded by the exons ATGCTGCTATGGAGGTCTgcccttctcctccctctgctCCTGGTCCCTGGCACCTCTGCTCAGAGACGGAAGAAGCCCTCACCACCTCTGGTTCTCCTCGACAAAATCCAACCTCAGGCCAACTTTGACCCTCATCAG TTTTCAGGAACATGGTTCCTGGTGGCAGTATCCTCCAAGTGCAGCCATCTTCTGGAGTCTAGCCACAGGTCAGAGGCTACATGGATTCAGGCTATGGTATCCGGCCCAGCCCTGGCTGTCAGCACATTCAGGAAACT GGATGGGATCTGTTggcaaatcaaacaaaaatatgaGCCCACTGAGCTTCAGGGCAGATACCATCTCCAAG GTAGAAGACAACGCAGCCGTGGTGTGGAAATAGTGGTGGGGGAGACAGATTACCACCAATATGCCATCTTATACTACCAGAGGGACCAGCAATTCTCCATAAAACTCTATG CTAGGTCCTTCCCTGTTAGTGATGATGTCTTGAGCAAGTATGAGCAACAAGTCACTGATGCCACATTAAGTGAAGACTTCATCTTTTATTTCCCCACTTATG GGTTTTGTGATTCCTCCCATGACTTCCAGATCCTGGATG GAGCCGAACAATATCAATATGgtttagaagaaaaatatctaATGTTGGATTTAAGAGACCTTACTCTGaactcagatactagctgtgtgaccttggatatatATCAGCAAACCTCCtggagcctcaatttcctca AAATGAAAAGCTGA
- the C8G gene encoding complement component C8 gamma chain isoform X3, with the protein MVSGPALAVSTFRKLDGICWQIKQKYEPTELQGRYHLQGRRQRSRGVEIVVGETDYHQYAILYYQRDQQFSIKLYARSFPVSDDVLSKYEQQVTDATLSEDFIFYFPTYGFCDSSHDFQILDGAEQYQYGLEEKYLMLDLRDLTLNSDTSCVTLDIYQQTSWSLNFLKMKS; encoded by the exons ATGGTATCCGGCCCAGCCCTGGCTGTCAGCACATTCAGGAAACT GGATGGGATCTGTTggcaaatcaaacaaaaatatgaGCCCACTGAGCTTCAGGGCAGATACCATCTCCAAG GTAGAAGACAACGCAGCCGTGGTGTGGAAATAGTGGTGGGGGAGACAGATTACCACCAATATGCCATCTTATACTACCAGAGGGACCAGCAATTCTCCATAAAACTCTATG CTAGGTCCTTCCCTGTTAGTGATGATGTCTTGAGCAAGTATGAGCAACAAGTCACTGATGCCACATTAAGTGAAGACTTCATCTTTTATTTCCCCACTTATG GGTTTTGTGATTCCTCCCATGACTTCCAGATCCTGGATG GAGCCGAACAATATCAATATGgtttagaagaaaaatatctaATGTTGGATTTAAGAGACCTTACTCTGaactcagatactagctgtgtgaccttggatatatATCAGCAAACCTCCtggagcctcaatttcctca AAATGAAAAGCTGA
- the FBXW5 gene encoding F-box/WD repeat-containing protein 5 encodes MDDGGNPFLPDSIIYQIFLSLSHEDVLAAGLVCRQWQAVSRDEFLWKELFYRYYQVARDVPRHPAAVSWYEEFQRLYDTIPCVEVQTLREHTDQVLHLSFSHTGYLFASCSKDCTVKIWNNDLAISLLHSSNMRPYNWSYTQFSQFNQDDTLLLVSGVFLGPHNSSSGEIAVISLDNFALLSRVRNKPYDVFGCWLNETNLISGNLHRIGDITSCSVLWLNNAFQDVESENVNVVKRLFKIQNLNASTIRTVMVADCSRYDNPDLLLDAGPQPASVTTSPCRVFDLGSDNEEEDGWDRLPPETQSLRGSKEGLRRFLDDIMEGRARPVLSEQELESKVAEFLAQRRTKAPEANIESSDKKKYLIFTTGCLTYSPHQIGIKQILPHQMTTAGPVLGEERRSDEFFDSLDHVIDIHGHIIGMGLSPDHRYLYVNSRSWPSGSVVSDPMQPPPIAEEIDLHVFDLKTMKEVKRALRAHRAYTPNDECFFIFLDVSRDFVASGAEDRHGYVWDRHYNICLAKLRHKDVVNSVAFSPLEQELLLSASDDNTIKVWRSPRTVRIHQASRPRPRPLFFSWLGSQKS; translated from the exons ATGGATGATGGGGGCAACCCCTTCCTTCCAGACAGTATTATTTACCAGATCTTCTTGAGCCTGAGCCATGAAGATGTGCTAGCCGCAGGGTTGGTGTGCCGCCAGTGGCAGGCAGTGTCTCGAGATGAGTTCCTGTGGAAGGAGCTGTTTTACCGATACTACCAAGTGGCCCGAGATGTCCCCCGTCATCCAG CTGCTGTCTCCTGGTATGAGGAGTTTCAGAGGCTCTATGACACCATCCCTTGTGTGGAAGTACAGACCTTGAGAGAACATACTGATCAGGTCCTCCATCTCAGCTTTTCACATACAGGATACCTGTTTGCATCCTGTTCCAAGGACTGTACGGTAAAG ATCTGGAACAATGACCTGGCCATCTCACTCCTCCATAGCTCCAACATGAGGCCTTACAACTGGAGTTACACCCAGTTTTCCCAGTTTAACCAGGATGACACACTGCTCCTTGTGTCAGGAGTCTTCCTGGGGCCCCACAATTCTTCATCAGGAGAGATTGCTGTCATCAGCTTGG ACAACTTTGCTCTCCTCTCACGAGTACGAAACAAACCATATGATGTGTTTGGATGCTGGCTTAATGAAACCAATTTGATCTCTGGGAATCTACATCGGATTGGAGACATCACATCCTGCTCTGTGCTCTGGCTCAACAATGCCTTTCAG GATGTCGAGTCAGAGAATGTTAATGTGGTGAAGCGACTCTTCAAAATCCAGAACCTCAATGCCAGCACAATCCGCACTGTGATGGTGGCAGACTGCAGTCGCTATGACAACCCAGACCTCCTGCTGGATGCTGGACCCCAGCCGGCTTCTGTCACCACCTCTCCTTGTCGGGTTTTTGACCTGGGCAGTGATAATGAGGAAGAAGATGGCTGGGATCGACTCCCACCAGAGACCCAGTCCCTGCGGGGCTCCAAGGAGGGGTTGCGGCGCTTCCTAGATGATATCATGGAGGGGCGGGCTCGACCTGTCTTGTCAGAACAAGAGCTGGAGAGCAAAGTTGCAGAGTTTCTGGCCCAGAGACGGACCAAAGCTCCAGAGGCCAACATAGAGAGCAGTGATAAGAAGAAATATTTGATCTTTACCACTGGCTGCCTCACCTATTCCCCACACCAGATAG GGATTAAGCAGATCCTTCCTCACCAGATGACAACAGCAGGGCCAGTGCTGGGAGAGGAGCGGCGCTCAGATGAGTTCTTTGACTCATTGGATCATGTGATCGATATCCACGGACACATCATTGGGATGGGCCTGTCACCTGACCACAG GTACCTATATGTCAATAGCCGCTCATGGCCCAGTGGCTCAGTGGTGTCAGACCCCATGCAACCACCACCTATTGCTGAGGAGATTGACTTACACGTGTTTGACCTTAAGACTATGAAGGAAGTGAAGAGGGCCCTCAGGGCCCACCGTGCCTATACTCCCAATGATGAGTgcttcttcattttccttgatGTCAGCAGGGATTTTGTTGCCAG TGGTGCCGAAGACCGACACGGCTATGTCTGGGACCGACACTACAACATCTGCTTGGCCAAGCTCCGGCATAAAGATGTGGTCAACTCTGTGGCCTTTAGTCCCCTGGAACAGGAGCTGTTGCTGAGTGCCAGTGACGATAATACCATCAAAGTATGGCGGTCTCCCCGCACAGTGCGCATCCACCAAGCCTCTCGTCCACGGCCCCGTCCACTCTTCTTTTCCTGGCTGGGCAGCCAAAAGAGCTGA